In Prinia subflava isolate CZ2003 ecotype Zambia chromosome 8, Cam_Psub_1.2, whole genome shotgun sequence, the genomic window TCAAGgatccctgagcatccctgagagcgttgtccaaacgctcctgaagctctggcagccttggggctgggaccattccctggggagcctgggcagtgccccagcaccctcagggggaagaacctttccctgagctccagcccaaggcctgacacagctccagcccttcctgggctcctgtctcagagcagagctcagcccctgcccctctgcctcccctcaggaggagctgcagcccccgaggagcctcccctcagtctcctctgctgcagctgaaggagcccagtgccctcagcctctcctcagacccttccccagctccgtgtCCCTCCTTTGGGCACTCTCCAACAGCTCTGGATCCTCCTGATCTTGTGGTGCCCCAATGGCATCCAGAACTCAAGGTGATTCCCTCCAACAGATCCTGGGCTCAAGCCATGAGGAACCCAGCAACTTCCCTGCAGGCATCCCCACATCCCCATTGTCTCAGGAGACCTATGGGATCTGCCCCACCATGGTACATCTGGAAACTCAACAGGCTTTGAGAGTATGGGCACCACTTTTGGGGTAACATCCAGGCCCTGGTGTAACTCCCAAGTGTCTGAAAAAATTCACAATACCAGaggtttatgtccaaaaaggaggcagaggagTCCTGTAACTTTATTCATGAACAAAGAGAGAGGCCATGGGGCATTTCCCATGGGGTCTCTCAAATTGCTGGGACAGCCTCATTTTTATCCTAATTTTCATGGCCACATCACCCTCTCCCTTTCTCCACTGGCTGAGGTACTTGGAAGGTACAAACTTCCTGAATTGCCTACTGTCTGTCCCCCTCTAATATGCATCCCCCTTTTGTTAAACATATGATATTCATAGTTCTATTGTCTTTGTTCTTCTCCAAGTTCAGGAATTTAGCAGGACCTTGGCTGAACAGCTGTCCATGTGAATTAATAACACTTTCTGAAACTGATGGTTTCTCCTGTTACTTCCTTATCTACAAGTCCCTGCCGTATCTACAAGCAGATTCACACAGTCTGTTTGTAAAGACACATTCCTCTTATTCCTTTCACCGGGCACCATCAGGGCACTGGCACTGCCTGTTTGTGGCCTTTTGTCACTTTGGTGCCAGTCCTTGCCACAGCTAAACCAAATGAGCTTTGTTCagccttttccagtgttttctaACCTTTTTAAGCCTTCCTGCAAATCCAAGGCAGATTTGGGATTTCGTTGCTGCGGTTTTCCTTGTTCCTGTAGGGCCGGTCCTGGCCgcagctgagcccagggacCCTTTTCCAGCCTAGCCTCCAGGCAGGACAGGAGTGGGTTGGGATGGGGATGGTGGTGAGGGTGGGAATGGGGGGCCCGCGTGGTTTGGTGAGAGTTGGTGATGGTGGTGGGGATGGAGAcggcagagctgtgcaggacGGTGCGGGGATGCGGGGATGAGGAGGACGGAGCGGTGCGGTGCGGATGGGGATGTCGGTACGGGGAGCTGCAGGCAAGGACGGCGGTGTCTGTACGGTGCCGTGCAGACTCGTGCCGCacggagcggagcggagcggcgccgccccgtcccgcccccGGTGCCACCGTGACCCCGCCGCCGATCACTTCCAGGGCGGCCCCGGCTCCCGATTTGAAAATGCGGGAGCGGCTGCTGGTGCTCCTGTGCGCGCTggctcggcggcggcggcggcgcgccGGGGCCATGGCCGGGAACGGGAGCAGCGCCGGCAGCGGGAGCGGCGCCGGTGCCGCGGGCTGGGACGGGCCGCAGCGGCGCGCCTGGCTCCGGCACTACTACAGCCAGCGGCAGAAGCGGCTCATGACGGTGACCGGGGCGGGGCCGCCATGGGAGGGGACTGCACGGGACGGGGGACAGCGGCATGCGGGGACGGGGTCGCGGGGGACGGAGGGTGCGGGGATGCGGGGGACATGTGGAGATCGCGGGGACACAAACGATGAGGGGAAGTCACGGGGGATGCGCTGGAGTCACGGGGACACAAAGGGTGGGGGATACGGGAGACGCGCGGAGGTCACGGCGACGTGGAGGGTGGAGGGATGCGGGGACGGATCCCAGGAACACAAGATGGGGGACGTGAGACACGGAACACATGGACATGGGGGATCTGGGGCACGGGCTACACGGGTCACAGGAACACGCAAAATGGACAGTGCGGGATGTAGGATGCAAAGGACGGTGTTGGGAAGGATGGGGAGCATGGGGAAGTCACAGGGAGGATGTAAAGGGTGGGGGACGTGAGACTCAAAACACGGGATGTGGATGGACATGTAGACACAGAGATCACAAAGGATGGGGAACGTGGGGATTCTGTGGGATGCAAAGACAGAGACACAAAGGATGGGACTTGAAGGACATGATCCTGGGATGTGATCCTGGACACGAAGGATGGTGGATGCAGAGGACATGGGGATGTGAAGGAGGGAGACATCAAAGGGGGGGGATGCAATGGGAGATACAAGGGATCCCTGGCAACAAGGACTAGCTGGAGGGGGGAACATGAGGAACCTGCTGGCCTGGGCAGTGGCTGAAGATGACTAAAATTTCCTTTAGCTGAAAGTTGCGTTGTAgattttaataacaggaaaaaaatcctgtggagAGGCCAGGAGCTTTCCCTTCCAAATCATGATTCCCACCTTTGAGGGATGCTCTGTCCCCCTTCCAAACCAGGACTTAGCCCACAGTTCCCTTGGCAGCTGGAAATCCAGTCATGCTCATCAAAACACAAACCCCCCAGAGCAAATGGCCACCCCACAAAGAGgctttttcagaaaactgtaACACCTGGGCATCTTGTCTGAAGTCACACCTACTGCCTGGTGGGTTTGCAGTGAGCTTTCCCAGGAACAGGAAGATTTGACCAGTGTTAGACCAGTTGGGACCACTGGCCACCTGACACTGGCCATCCTCCTGCCTTAAGCAAGTCTCTAGAGCTGGATGGTCTTTGGAAGAGGGTCCTAGTGAAGTGCAGGGAAGCCCTGTctcacactgctgctctctctccctgcactgcagctcctcatcGCTCACCGGAGGAGAACCAGCTGCTGCTTCTACCCCCGTGCCTGGCCCAGCCTCAGGAGCACGGACTGGTGGGAGCGGGTGGTCTTGAAGGAGTTTGGGCCCCAGGACTGGTTGGAGAAGTTTCGGATGTCCAAGGAGACTTTCTTCTACATCTGCAACCAGCTGCGGCCTGGGCTGGCTCCGCACAGTGCCCACTTCcaccccaccctgcccctggAGAAGAGGGTGGCTGTGGCCCTCTGGCATTTGGCCACCAACGTGGAGTACCAGACTCTGAGCCCGCTCTTTGGAGTGGGGCCCTCcactgtgcagagctgtgtccGGGAGGTGAGCTATGCTGTTGTCTTGCTGCTGAAGCCACTTTACCTCCGTCTGCCTGACgagaaggagctggagaacATGGTGCGCATCTTCTGCACACGCTGGGGCTTCCCGCACTGCATCGGGGCACTGGACAGCCTGCATATCCCCATCCACCCACCCCTGCGCCTCACCGCCGACTACTGCAACGGCCAGGGCTGGCACTCCATCCTCACGCAGGCCACCGTGGATGGGCTGGGGCAGTTCTGGGATGTCTCCACCGCCTTTCCAGGCAGCATGGAGAACAGTGCGGTCCTGGAGAGCTCCAGCCTGTGGGTGCTGGCCAAGGAGGGCCGGCTGTGCCCCAACCCTCCCAAGAATTTCATGGGGAAGGCACAGAAGTACGTGCTGCTGGGTGATGCCACGTACCCCCTGCAAGACTGGATCCTCAAGCCCTACCAGGAGGACGAGAACCTCACCCAGCGCCAGCTGCAGTTCAACTACCGCCTGAAGCGCGCCCACAGCGTGATCGAGAACGCCTTCCTGCGCCTCAAGGCGCGCTGGCAGATCCTCCTCAAGTGTGACGactgcagcctggagctgctgcccaccctcGTTCTTGCCTGCTGCATCCTACACAATGTCTGCGAGGCCCACGACAACCCCTTCAatgaggagtggctggaggGCACTGAGCCCACCGAGCTGCCCAAGCCCTCCCAGCCTGCGCCAGCTGCCATGGAGGACAACCGGGCTGAGCAAGTGCGAGAGCTGATGTGCCAGTACTTTGAGAGCTGTGGCGAGGGCTGATGGGCTTGGAGAGCAACTGCCTTGCACATCCCTGCTTGCAGACTCACTGTGAACTCTGGCAAACTGGCCCAGTGCTACCAGCTGTACCAGGCggacccagggcagggaggggcagccATGTCACGCTCGTGCTGGGTTTGCTGTGGAGGTTTCAGGCAgtggaatgtatttttttttgtgcacaTTCTCTCTCCCAGGATCTAAACTGTTTGGTGGTGTGATGTGTGCTGTGGGAGTACAGTGGGGATtagggctgggagggggaggCTGCTGAGATCTCCCTTTCTTCTGTTTCAAGGCCTCTCCATTGGGCCAAAATCAGCAGGAGCCTTGAAATAAGGCAAAACTCCTTTGAAGGTTTGA contains:
- the LOC134553435 gene encoding uncharacterized protein LOC134553435 is translated as MVVGMETAELCRTVRGCGDEEDGAVRCGWGCRYGELQARTAVSVRCRADSCRTERSGAAPPRPAPGATVTPPPITSRAAPAPDLKMRERLLVLLCALARRRRRRAGAMAGNGSSAGSGSGAGAAGWDGPQRRAWLRHYYSQRQKRLMTLLIAHRRRTSCCFYPRAWPSLRSTDWWERVVLKEFGPQDWLEKFRMSKETFFYICNQLRPGLAPHSAHFHPTLPLEKRVAVALWHLATNVEYQTLSPLFGVGPSTVQSCVREVSYAVVLLLKPLYLRLPDEKELENMVRIFCTRWGFPHCIGALDSLHIPIHPPLRLTADYCNGQGWHSILTQATVDGLGQFWDVSTAFPGSMENSAVLESSSLWVLAKEGRLCPNPPKNFMGKAQKYVLLGDATYPLQDWILKPYQEDENLTQRQLQFNYRLKRAHSVIENAFLRLKARWQILLKCDDCSLELLPTLVLACCILHNVCEAHDNPFNEEWLEGTEPTELPKPSQPAPAAMEDNRAEQVRELMCQYFESCGEG